Proteins from one Flavobacterium sp. N2038 genomic window:
- a CDS encoding MATE family efflux transporter, with translation MTETTIKKSLFSKIYTTLKQALKGDESFDYTSGSIKKAVILLAIPMVLEMMMESVFALVDLYFVGHLEHSSFAIQTVGLTESVLTIIYSLDIGLSMAATAVVARRIGEKDPVAAAKAGMQAIVIAFVLSIFMSIFGIIYAKDILLFMGASAEAAEHGFRYTQIMIGSSLCITFLFLINGIFRGAGNAAIAMKSLWIANICNIILCPILINGFGSIPAFGLVGAAIATTLGRSIGVVYQIYHLFYGNGVLKIKISYLIPDFKQIKALVKIAAPGVLQFVIASCSWIFLAQLVATTGGDHGSAGYQTALRIMMFFILPAWGLSNAAATLVGQNLGAKEIERAEKSVFTTAKYNVIFMASIMIITLCFGQYIISFFTNDETVKTIAVEALQIMSIGFIFYGIGMVLINTFNGAGDTWTPTGINFFGFWLFQIPLAFVLAKHFNMGPTGVFIAIPVAETAITLAGIFFYKRGKWKRVQV, from the coding sequence ATGACAGAAACTACGATAAAGAAAAGTTTATTTTCTAAAATTTATACCACTTTAAAGCAAGCATTAAAAGGAGACGAATCTTTTGATTATACTTCGGGAAGTATCAAAAAAGCTGTAATTCTATTAGCAATTCCAATGGTTTTGGAAATGATGATGGAATCGGTTTTTGCTTTGGTCGATTTATATTTCGTTGGGCATTTAGAACACAGCAGTTTTGCAATTCAAACTGTTGGATTAACAGAGTCTGTTTTAACAATTATATATTCTCTGGACATTGGATTAAGTATGGCAGCAACGGCAGTTGTAGCAAGGCGTATAGGAGAAAAAGATCCTGTAGCTGCGGCAAAAGCTGGAATGCAGGCTATTGTTATTGCATTTGTATTAAGTATTTTTATGAGTATTTTTGGAATTATCTATGCCAAAGATATTCTTTTATTCATGGGAGCTTCTGCTGAAGCTGCTGAACATGGATTTAGATACACTCAAATTATGATTGGCTCAAGTTTATGTATTACGTTTTTATTCTTGATAAACGGAATTTTTCGCGGTGCAGGAAATGCTGCAATTGCAATGAAAAGTCTTTGGATTGCTAATATTTGTAATATTATTTTGTGCCCAATTTTAATTAATGGTTTCGGGTCAATTCCGGCTTTCGGATTAGTTGGTGCGGCTATTGCTACAACTTTAGGAAGAAGCATTGGGGTTGTGTATCAAATTTATCATTTGTTCTACGGAAATGGAGTTTTAAAAATTAAAATTTCCTATTTGATTCCAGATTTCAAGCAGATAAAAGCTTTAGTTAAAATTGCTGCTCCCGGAGTTTTACAGTTTGTAATTGCATCCTGCAGTTGGATTTTCTTAGCACAATTAGTAGCTACAACAGGAGGAGACCATGGCTCAGCTGGTTATCAGACTGCTTTAAGAATTATGATGTTTTTCATTCTACCGGCTTGGGGATTAAGTAATGCCGCAGCCACATTGGTTGGGCAAAATTTAGGTGCGAAAGAAATAGAGCGTGCTGAAAAATCAGTTTTTACTACTGCCAAATACAACGTGATTTTCATGGCCTCGATTATGATTATTACACTGTGTTTTGGCCAGTATATAATTTCGTTTTTCACTAATGACGAAACAGTAAAAACTATTGCAGTTGAAGCTTTGCAAATCATGAGCATCGGATTTATTTTCTACGGAATCGGAATGGTTTTAATCAATACTTTCAATGGAGCAGGAGATACCTGGACACCAACCGGAATTAATTTCTTTGGGTTTTGGCTTTTTCAAATTCCGCTGGCTTTTGTGTTGGCAAAACATTTTAATATGGGACCAACAGGAGTTTTTATTGCCATTCCAGTTGCCGAAACCGCAATAACTTTAGCTGGAATCTTTTTCTATAAAAGAGGAAAGTGGAAACGTGTTCAGGTATAA
- a CDS encoding murein hydrolase activator EnvC family protein, translating into MPKFLLSLIFICATTFMWAQDSQQEKLEQRKAQIQQEIRDNEKMLQSVKKKEKSAVNVFLIQANKIKLKEKLINTTAKQEKILSNDMYINQVQVNKLKKELTILKADYAKMILKSYKSRSEQSRAMFILSSESFLQAYKRAQYLKQYTNFRKNQGLEIQSKSAQLLDFNAKLDGQRQVKKKIIAENEKEKVSLEAEKKEQQKLVNSIKKDKSKIIADTKSKQAEAKRIDRQIDRLIREAIAEANRKAAAERAKENPGSKEPVAAVSSSKIALTPEGKILAADFKANRGKLPWPVEKGFISLGYGDQQHPLYPDVKVHNSGVEITTEQGATARAVFEGEVSSVMVLSPVNRAVMIQHGDYFTVYQNLSQVFVSKGDKVNIKQSIGKVRTSGDTGKTIIKFLILQNTSNNNPEGWLQNR; encoded by the coding sequence ATGCCAAAATTTCTCCTAAGCCTAATTTTTATTTGTGCCACAACTTTTATGTGGGCACAGGATTCACAGCAAGAAAAACTTGAACAACGCAAAGCTCAGATTCAACAGGAAATTAGAGACAACGAAAAAATGTTGCAGTCTGTAAAGAAAAAAGAAAAATCAGCAGTTAATGTTTTTTTAATTCAGGCTAATAAAATTAAACTGAAAGAAAAGCTGATTAATACAACAGCGAAACAGGAGAAAATTTTAAGTAACGATATGTATATTAACCAGGTTCAGGTTAATAAACTAAAAAAAGAATTGACAATTTTAAAAGCAGATTATGCAAAGATGATTTTAAAATCATACAAAAGCAGATCTGAACAAAGCAGAGCCATGTTTATTCTGTCTTCAGAAAGTTTTTTACAAGCATATAAAAGAGCACAATACTTAAAACAATACACTAATTTTAGAAAAAATCAAGGTTTAGAAATTCAGTCTAAATCGGCTCAATTACTTGATTTTAATGCAAAATTAGATGGTCAGAGACAAGTTAAGAAAAAGATTATTGCAGAAAACGAGAAAGAAAAAGTAAGTCTGGAAGCCGAAAAGAAAGAACAACAAAAACTCGTTAATTCGATTAAAAAAGATAAAAGTAAAATTATTGCCGATACTAAAAGCAAACAGGCAGAAGCAAAAAGAATCGACAGACAAATTGATCGTTTGATTCGTGAAGCCATTGCTGAAGCAAATAGAAAAGCCGCAGCAGAAAGAGCGAAGGAGAATCCGGGATCGAAAGAACCAGTTGCCGCTGTTTCATCTTCTAAAATTGCATTAACACCAGAAGGTAAAATTTTGGCTGCAGACTTTAAAGCAAACCGAGGAAAATTACCCTGGCCGGTTGAAAAAGGGTTTATTTCATTAGGTTATGGAGATCAGCAACATCCGCTTTATCCAGATGTAAAAGTTCATAATTCAGGTGTAGAGATTACAACAGAACAAGGAGCAACAGCCCGCGCTGTGTTTGAAGGTGAAGTTTCGAGTGTAATGGTTTTATCGCCAGTCAATCGCGCCGTTATGATTCAGCATGGAGATTATTTTACTGTATATCAAAATCTAAGTCAGGTATTTGTAAGTAAGGGAGATAAAGTAAATATCAAACAAAGTATAGGAAAAGTAAGAACCAGTGGAGACACAGGAAAAACGATTATCAAATTCCTGATTCTTCAGAATACATCAAATAACAATCCGGAAGGATGGTTACAAAACAGATAA
- a CDS encoding ABC transporter permease has translation MNFPLYIAKRYIFSRSKNNAINIINRIASMGIIVGTMALFVVLSVFSGLKVFSLSFTNEIDPDLKLTSTLGKSFLISPDQENQVKKIEGVVSYTKIIEERVLFLFKDKQKVTYLKGVDRNYPVVNDIKKKLFNGQWLKPDTYQVVIGYGISRDFSLGILDFENPLQIFAPKPGKGAIENPEEAFAKTDVLPVGTYSISEDLDSKYVFADLGLVQELLTYKPNQISGLEFNLKENANEKAIRSKLEEIFKNKVTLKNRAQLNESLYKMLNTENIAVYLIFTLVIIVALFNLIGALIMMILEKKGNLKTLFNLGTEISHLRKIFLLQGTLLSVFGGIIGLILGVILVLLQQRYELIMITPTLAFPVVFTVENILIVLGTIVSLGFLASLIACSRVSKKLLD, from the coding sequence TTGAATTTCCCCCTTTACATAGCCAAACGTTATATTTTTAGCAGAAGTAAAAATAATGCTATCAATATTATTAACCGTATTGCCAGCATGGGAATCATAGTTGGTACAATGGCTTTGTTTGTGGTTTTGTCCGTTTTTAGCGGATTAAAGGTTTTTAGTCTTTCATTTACAAATGAAATTGATCCTGATTTAAAATTGACAAGTACACTTGGAAAATCATTTTTAATTAGTCCGGATCAGGAAAATCAGGTAAAAAAAATCGAAGGCGTTGTTTCGTATACTAAAATAATCGAAGAGCGGGTTTTATTTTTATTTAAAGACAAGCAAAAAGTTACCTATTTAAAAGGTGTCGATCGTAATTATCCTGTAGTTAACGATATCAAGAAAAAACTTTTTAACGGACAATGGCTTAAACCAGATACCTATCAGGTAGTAATTGGTTATGGAATTTCACGTGATTTTTCGTTAGGAATTCTGGATTTCGAAAACCCATTACAGATATTTGCGCCAAAACCAGGAAAAGGTGCAATCGAAAACCCCGAAGAGGCTTTTGCAAAAACAGATGTATTGCCTGTTGGGACATATTCAATCAGTGAAGATTTAGATTCAAAATATGTTTTTGCCGACTTAGGTTTGGTGCAGGAATTATTAACATACAAACCAAATCAAATTTCAGGACTGGAATTTAATCTGAAAGAGAATGCAAATGAAAAGGCCATCAGATCAAAACTAGAAGAGATTTTTAAAAATAAAGTTACTTTAAAAAACAGAGCCCAACTAAACGAATCTCTGTATAAAATGCTTAATACTGAGAACATAGCGGTATATCTGATTTTTACCTTAGTAATAATTGTAGCACTTTTTAATTTGATTGGTGCTTTGATCATGATGATTTTAGAGAAGAAAGGAAACCTCAAAACCCTTTTTAATCTTGGTACAGAAATTAGTCATTTGCGAAAAATATTTTTGTTACAGGGAACTTTACTAAGTGTTTTTGGTGGTATAATCGGGCTTATTTTAGGAGTAATTTTAGTACTGTTGCAACAACGCTACGAACTCATTATGATCACGCCAACTTTGGCATTTCCGGTTGTGTTTACTGTTGAGAATATTTTGATTGTTTTAGGAACTATAGTTTCACTTGGTTTTCTGGCGTCTTTAATTGCTTGCAGCCGAGTAAGCAAAAAGCTGCTGGATTAG
- the rbfA gene encoding 30S ribosome-binding factor RbfA, whose product METNRQKKIGGVIQKDLVDILQGEVRKNGISNLVISVSKVSVTTDLSVATVYLSIFPQEKAQETLEGIKSNTTLIKHDLSQRVRLQLRRVPNLVFFIDDSLDYIEKIDNALADKENPIENRDLLEKRRKS is encoded by the coding sequence ATGGAAACAAACAGACAGAAAAAAATAGGCGGTGTCATCCAAAAAGATTTGGTTGATATTTTGCAAGGTGAAGTGCGAAAAAACGGAATTAGCAATTTAGTAATTTCAGTATCCAAAGTTAGTGTAACTACAGATTTGTCTGTAGCAACAGTATATTTAAGTATTTTTCCTCAGGAGAAAGCACAAGAAACTTTAGAAGGAATAAAATCAAATACGACTTTAATCAAACACGATTTATCGCAACGTGTACGCTTGCAATTACGTCGCGTACCAAACCTTGTATTTTTTATCGATGACTCATTAGACTATATCGAAAAAATAGACAATGCATTAGCAGATAAAGAAAACCCAATAGAAAACCGTGATCTTTTAGAAAAGAGAAGAAAATCATAA
- a CDS encoding tetratricopeptide repeat protein: MKKGVLIILFFVLLGNSNSVLAQTEPEDIAMATDEYQDAFYESLKQKGIENYDKAIVSLEKCIKLKPNDAVAYFELGKNYLSLKQYASAQDSFEKATQLDPKNKWYWLGIYDVSYETKNYPLAIETIQKIIPFDEEYKDDLISLYMLTSQFDKALLTINEMNDKFGKSEDRERYKQQILSQGKYQNAEITNLIEQIKKDPKEESNYVNLIFLYSKTDETDKALEVAKQLAKEIPNSEWAQVSLFKVYLDANQADKAIKSMNVILSSSKIDSKIKHRTLNEFLIYTTKNPQYAPDLEKAIAYFDNDPNVDVAKEIGKFYHSKNQFENAIKYYEKDLKAHSDTDRETNLLLLEAYTQAKQFDPMTKRAMNMIEVYPSQPQFYYYAGLGSNQLKQFKNAKTVLEMGLDYVVDDKKLEAGFNIQLGEAYNGLGDAKKKEEYFLKANELLKQKK; the protein is encoded by the coding sequence ATGAAAAAAGGCGTTTTAATAATTTTATTTTTTGTTTTGCTTGGCAATTCAAATTCGGTTTTGGCTCAGACTGAACCGGAGGATATTGCTATGGCAACCGATGAATATCAGGATGCTTTTTATGAATCTTTAAAACAAAAAGGGATTGAGAACTATGATAAAGCCATAGTTTCTTTAGAAAAATGTATTAAACTAAAACCAAATGATGCTGTTGCTTATTTTGAATTAGGAAAAAATTATTTGTCTTTAAAACAATATGCAAGTGCACAGGATTCTTTTGAAAAAGCAACGCAATTAGATCCGAAAAATAAGTGGTACTGGCTGGGAATTTATGATGTAAGTTACGAAACCAAAAACTATCCTTTGGCTATCGAAACCATTCAGAAGATAATTCCGTTTGACGAAGAATATAAAGACGATTTGATTTCGCTATATATGTTGACGAGTCAATTTGATAAAGCACTTTTAACGATCAATGAAATGAATGATAAGTTCGGTAAATCTGAAGATCGCGAAAGATATAAACAGCAGATTTTATCTCAGGGCAAATATCAAAATGCAGAAATTACCAATCTAATTGAACAGATTAAGAAAGATCCGAAAGAAGAATCAAATTATGTAAATCTGATTTTTTTATATTCAAAAACAGATGAAACAGACAAAGCGCTGGAAGTTGCAAAACAATTAGCAAAAGAAATTCCAAATTCTGAATGGGCTCAGGTGAGTTTGTTCAAAGTATATTTAGATGCTAATCAGGCGGATAAAGCGATTAAATCGATGAATGTAATTTTATCAAGTTCTAAAATTGATTCAAAAATAAAACATCGAACTTTAAATGAGTTTTTGATTTATACGACTAAGAATCCGCAATATGCTCCGGATTTAGAAAAAGCGATTGCTTATTTTGACAATGATCCTAATGTTGATGTTGCAAAAGAAATTGGAAAATTTTATCACAGCAAAAATCAATTTGAGAATGCAATTAAGTATTATGAAAAAGATTTAAAAGCACATTCAGATACAGATCGTGAAACCAACTTGCTTTTGCTTGAAGCTTATACGCAGGCAAAACAGTTTGATCCAATGACCAAAAGAGCAATGAACATGATAGAAGTATATCCTAGTCAGCCGCAATTTTATTATTACGCAGGACTGGGAAGCAATCAGTTAAAACAATTTAAGAACGCAAAAACCGTTCTGGAAATGGGACTTGATTATGTTGTTGATGACAAAAAACTTGAAGCAGGTTTTAATATTCAGCTTGGAGAGGCATATAATGGTTTAGGAGATGCCAAGAAAAAAGAGGAATACTTTTTGAAGGCCAATGAGTTATTAAAACAAAAGAAGTAG
- the dut gene encoding dUTP diphosphatase produces MKIQIINKSQHDLPNYETIASAGMDLRANLTESITLKPLERTIVKTGLFIELPIGYEAQVRPRSGLAAKKGVTVLNSPGTVDADYRGEIGVILVNLSNEEFVVENGERIAQLVIAKHERAEWIEVEELSETSRGAGGFGSTGVK; encoded by the coding sequence ATGAAAATACAAATTATCAATAAATCGCAACACGACTTGCCAAACTACGAAACAATTGCTTCGGCAGGAATGGATTTGCGTGCCAATTTAACAGAATCAATTACGTTAAAACCTTTAGAAAGAACAATTGTAAAAACAGGACTTTTTATCGAATTGCCAATTGGTTACGAAGCACAGGTAAGGCCAAGAAGCGGATTGGCTGCAAAAAAAGGAGTTACAGTTTTAAATTCTCCAGGAACTGTTGATGCTGATTACAGAGGTGAGATAGGTGTCATTTTAGTAAATTTATCAAATGAAGAATTTGTAGTTGAAAACGGAGAAAGAATTGCACAATTAGTTATCGCTAAACACGAGAGAGCGGAATGGATTGAAGTTGAAGAACTTTCAGAAACTTCAAGAGGAGCCGGTGGTTTCGGAAGCACCGGAGTAAAATAA
- a CDS encoding lipopolysaccharide biosynthesis protein has protein sequence MGLYKNLFKQTAIYGLATVLPRMLSFLLVRLYTGILPTAEYGEVSIVLSWMVFFNVVLSYGMETAFFRFYSAEDDKKNVIATSTISIFWSSIIFLFVALIFRNTLASWAEVDAQYITYSVWILVLDALVLVPFSKLRANQRPMVYAAIKIGNVIINLLLNIFFLIYLPKLAASSPNSVWDNLYIQNFQIAYIFIANLLASLATFVVLSPNYLSLGRKFDPVLWKKMMKYGLPILVAGLAFAVNEHFDKILLGYLLPENLAKSEVGAYSACYKLGLFMVLFATAFRLGIEPFFFSHAKNENAPQTYAVITKYFVILGSLILLGVIVFADVLKYLLLDNKSYWEAMKVVPLIILANFFLGIYNNLSVWYKLTDQTKIGAYISIVGAIVTLLLNYFLIPKYSYYGSAIATISAYGSMMLISYVLGNKYYPIPYDMNKISAYLGISILFSAISFYGFRENYFVGIPLLLGFMYFVYHNEKDTIKGIMNRK, from the coding sequence TTGGGATTATATAAAAATCTATTCAAACAAACAGCAATTTACGGACTGGCTACAGTCCTGCCAAGAATGCTGAGTTTTTTATTGGTGAGACTATATACGGGTATTTTGCCAACTGCAGAATATGGTGAAGTTTCGATTGTTTTATCCTGGATGGTTTTCTTTAATGTTGTACTTTCTTACGGAATGGAAACAGCATTTTTTAGATTTTACAGTGCCGAAGATGATAAGAAAAATGTAATTGCAACTTCTACAATATCAATATTCTGGTCCTCTATTATCTTTTTGTTTGTCGCTTTAATTTTTAGAAATACTTTGGCAAGCTGGGCCGAAGTAGATGCACAATACATTACTTATTCAGTTTGGATTTTAGTTTTGGATGCTCTGGTATTAGTACCATTTTCCAAATTAAGAGCCAACCAGCGCCCGATGGTATATGCAGCAATTAAAATTGGAAATGTTATTATCAATTTATTGCTAAATATTTTCTTTTTGATCTATCTGCCAAAACTTGCAGCTTCAAGTCCAAATTCAGTTTGGGATAATTTATACATTCAGAATTTCCAGATTGCCTATATTTTCATTGCTAATCTTTTGGCAAGCTTAGCGACATTTGTGGTGCTTTCGCCAAATTATCTTTCACTTGGAAGAAAATTTGATCCCGTACTTTGGAAAAAAATGATGAAATACGGTTTACCAATTTTAGTTGCCGGACTTGCATTTGCAGTTAATGAACATTTTGATAAAATTCTTTTAGGATATTTATTACCGGAAAACCTGGCTAAATCTGAAGTCGGAGCATATTCTGCCTGTTACAAGTTAGGCTTGTTTATGGTATTGTTTGCAACAGCTTTTAGATTAGGAATTGAACCTTTCTTTTTTAGTCATGCAAAAAACGAAAATGCCCCACAGACTTATGCCGTAATTACAAAATATTTTGTGATTTTAGGTTCTTTGATTTTATTGGGAGTAATTGTTTTTGCCGATGTTTTAAAATATCTTTTATTGGATAACAAATCTTATTGGGAAGCGATGAAAGTGGTTCCTTTAATTATTTTGGCAAACTTCTTTTTAGGAATTTACAACAACTTATCAGTTTGGTATAAATTAACAGATCAGACAAAAATTGGAGCCTATATCTCAATTGTTGGTGCAATTGTTACCCTTCTTTTAAATTACTTCTTAATTCCAAAATACAGTTATTACGGTTCTGCAATTGCGACAATTTCTGCTTATGGCAGCATGATGCTTATTTCGTATGTACTTGGAAATAAATATTACCCGATACCTTATGATATGAACAAAATTTCTGCCTATTTAGGAATTTCGATTTTATTCTCGGCTATTTCATTTTATGGATTCAGAGAAAATTATTTTGTTGGAATTCCGTTATTATTAGGCTTTATGTATTTTGTTTATCATAACGAAAAAGACACAATCAAAGGAATTATGAATAGAAAGTAA
- a CDS encoding DUF4292 domain-containing protein, with amino-acid sequence MKKYIAIVLLSVFVISCKSKAAAVQNNTNKTEEAPKEDKKVVEKHYNNKLDFSTLYIKASAKYADEKQSQNVTAEIKIEKDKQILISVRFLGITMAKALITPTTVSYYEKIKGTYYEGDFTSLSQWLGTELNYSKVQNLLVGEALDDLRKGKYTQTIVENLFRLEDQKEEKIKKVFYLDSEKYLIQKEEISQTAENIMLDIVYSDNKVFNQGTLPTSIEINAVQPKGKTNINLNYNTISFNEELSFPYSVPSGYKNVIIK; translated from the coding sequence ATGAAAAAATATATTGCAATAGTATTGCTGTCAGTTTTTGTGATTTCATGTAAGTCAAAAGCCGCCGCAGTACAAAATAATACCAACAAGACAGAAGAAGCACCCAAAGAAGATAAAAAAGTAGTTGAGAAACATTATAACAATAAGTTAGATTTTTCTACATTATATATCAAAGCAAGTGCAAAATACGCTGATGAAAAACAAAGTCAGAACGTTACGGCAGAAATCAAGATAGAAAAAGACAAACAGATTTTAATTAGTGTTCGTTTTCTTGGAATCACAATGGCAAAAGCTTTAATTACTCCAACGACTGTTAGTTATTACGAAAAAATAAAAGGCACCTATTATGAAGGTGATTTTACCAGCTTAAGCCAATGGTTGGGAACTGAACTAAATTACAGCAAAGTACAGAATTTATTGGTTGGTGAAGCTTTGGATGATTTGCGAAAAGGGAAATATACACAAACCATCGTAGAAAATCTATTTAGATTAGAAGATCAAAAAGAAGAAAAAATAAAAAAAGTATTTTATCTGGATTCAGAAAAATACTTAATTCAGAAAGAAGAAATTTCACAAACTGCAGAAAACATAATGTTGGATATTGTTTATTCTGACAACAAAGTTTTTAATCAGGGAACGCTTCCTACAAGTATTGAAATTAACGCAGTTCAGCCAAAAGGGAAAACGAATATCAATTTGAATTATAATACGATTTCATTTAATGAAGAACTTTCTTTTCCATATAGTGTTCCTAGTGGGTATAAAAATGTTATAATTAAGTAA
- a CDS encoding GNAT family N-acetyltransferase: MKLQIQELTTIEEMLAQIETMRFLYPKLSIEKYQSFLSEMLPHNYIQIGVFENDVCLGLTGCWSATKLWTGKYLEIDNFVVNPEHRSKGIGKLLTDYIEKKAIDLDCSSIVLDAFTGNFGAHRFYYNQGYEPKGFHFVKVLDENKLTR, from the coding sequence ATGAAATTACAAATTCAGGAACTTACAACTATAGAAGAAATGCTGGCTCAGATTGAGACCATGCGATTTCTTTATCCAAAACTTTCGATCGAAAAATATCAATCTTTTCTTTCAGAGATGTTACCACATAACTATATTCAGATTGGAGTTTTTGAGAACGATGTCTGTTTAGGTCTAACTGGTTGTTGGTCTGCAACAAAACTTTGGACAGGTAAATATCTTGAGATCGATAATTTTGTTGTAAATCCGGAACACCGATCTAAAGGAATTGGAAAATTACTAACAGATTACATTGAAAAAAAAGCTATAGATCTCGATTGTAGCAGTATCGTTTTGGATGCTTTTACCGGAAATTTTGGAGCACATCGTTTCTATTACAATCAGGGATACGAACCAAAAGGGTTTCATTTTGTCAAAGTTTTAGACGAAAATAAACTAACTCGATAA
- a CDS encoding HPP family protein encodes MKKREPISHIMTKTVVTANEKEDLKTVVEKLRKNTIRHIPIVKGKEVIGIISRTDINRLTFGALFEGQEGADEAILEMLSISQVMTSKPKTVTSDITVRDLAEIFAKEEFHALPVVDNGELKGIVTTTDVIKYFLEQYD; translated from the coding sequence ATGAAAAAAAGAGAACCAATTAGTCACATTATGACCAAAACGGTAGTGACTGCAAATGAAAAAGAAGATTTGAAAACTGTAGTTGAAAAGTTAAGAAAAAATACCATCCGCCATATTCCAATTGTAAAAGGCAAAGAAGTAATTGGAATAATTAGCAGAACAGATATTAACCGACTTACTTTTGGTGCTTTGTTTGAAGGACAGGAAGGTGCTGATGAAGCAATATTGGAAATGCTTTCTATTTCTCAGGTAATGACTTCGAAACCCAAAACTGTTACCTCTGACATTACTGTGAGAGATTTAGCCGAGATTTTTGCTAAGGAAGAATTTCATGCCTTACCAGTTGTTGACAACGGAGAATTAAAAGGTATTGTTACTACTACTGATGTTATTAAATATTTTTTAGAGCAGTATGATTAA
- a CDS encoding sugar phosphate nucleotidyltransferase, with protein MKIIVPMAGRGSRLRPHTLTVPKPLIPVAGKSIVHRLVEDIAKILKEPIEEVAFILGDEAFFGDDVVADLESLAKGLGAKASIYRQDLPLGTGHAIMCAKESLSGPAVIAYADTLIRADFELDPSADAVIWVKQVDQPEAFGVVKLNSNNEIIELVEKPKEFVSDLAVIGIYYFKEVGDLKKELQGVLDNNIQNGGEYQINDGIKAMMANGKVFKTGSVDEWMDCGNKDVTVETNSRMLGFLHNDGEHLVDYTVQLENATIIPPCFIGENVVLKNTTVGPNVSLGKGCHVTDSSIKNSLIQTYSQIKNANLDNAMIGNHVSYDGKFTSISIGDYSVLE; from the coding sequence ATGAAAATAATTGTTCCAATGGCGGGCCGCGGCTCGAGATTAAGACCACATACACTAACTGTTCCTAAACCATTAATTCCGGTTGCAGGAAAATCTATCGTTCACAGATTAGTTGAAGATATTGCCAAAATATTAAAAGAACCAATTGAAGAAGTCGCTTTTATTTTGGGTGATGAAGCTTTTTTTGGGGATGATGTTGTGGCAGATTTAGAGAGCTTAGCAAAAGGTCTTGGAGCAAAAGCATCTATTTATCGTCAGGATTTACCTTTAGGTACAGGCCATGCGATTATGTGTGCAAAAGAATCTTTATCAGGTCCTGCAGTTATCGCTTATGCGGATACTTTAATCAGAGCCGATTTTGAATTAGATCCATCCGCAGATGCTGTAATTTGGGTAAAACAAGTTGATCAGCCAGAAGCTTTTGGAGTAGTAAAATTAAATTCAAATAACGAAATCATAGAATTGGTTGAAAAACCAAAAGAGTTTGTAAGTGATTTAGCCGTTATCGGAATCTACTATTTTAAAGAAGTTGGTGATTTGAAAAAAGAACTTCAGGGAGTTTTGGATAATAATATTCAAAATGGGGGAGAATATCAAATCAACGATGGAATTAAAGCCATGATGGCCAACGGAAAAGTTTTCAAAACAGGAAGCGTTGACGAATGGATGGATTGCGGAAATAAAGATGTTACAGTTGAAACAAACAGCAGAATGCTTGGCTTTTTGCATAACGACGGAGAACATTTAGTAGATTATACCGTTCAGTTAGAAAACGCAACAATTATCCCTCCTTGTTTTATTGGTGAAAATGTAGTGTTGAAAAATACAACAGTTGGACCAAATGTTTCATTGGGTAAAGGATGTCATGTAACAGACAGTTCAATTAAAAATAGTTTAATACAAACTTATTCTCAGATAAAAAATGCTAACTTAGACAATGCGATGATTGGAAATCACGTTAGTTATGATGGTAAGTTTACCAGTATTAGTATTGGAGATTATTCAGTTTTAGAATAA